One Nicotiana tomentosiformis chromosome 4, ASM39032v3, whole genome shotgun sequence genomic window carries:
- the LOC104111874 gene encoding protein JINGUBANG-like translates to MVLLPCPLPFESKKESSDSDQSHSKHLSSDSSSSLSSRSFSSLYSQPSLLSVPSLSISSCQFEHLSNTYHHCAATLTGHSSYIFCLSLAGNYLYSGSSNGEILAWDRNPSIQDNYSTQNIVSQSCSAVKSIVILGDKLFSAHQDHRIRVWKIDNGTPNKKYKCIATLPTLNDRCMKLFWTRNYVQVRRHKKCTWVHHVDTVSALALSKDGSLLYSSSWDRTFKVWRTSDFKCIESVWNAHDDAINSIVLSNNGHVYTGSADKKIKVWKKQQDKNHTLLATLEKHKSAVNALALSEDGSVLYSGACDRSIVVWEKESSSARQMVVSGALRGHKKSILCLAVVSDLVCSGSADKTVRIWKRGFGKSYSCVAVFEGHSGPVKCLTAALDTSDSTSTSIKDDSGSGNSYLLYSGSLDCYVKVWKFWVPNYL, encoded by the exons ATGGTACTTCTTCCATGTCCTCTGCCTTTCGAATCAAAGAAAGAATCATCAGATTCTGATCAATCTCACTCTAAACATCTTTCCTCAGATTCTTCATCATCACTATCTTCAAGGTCATTTTCTTCCCTCTACTCACAGCCAAGTCTGCTATCTGTTCCTTCTCTTTCTATATCATCTTGTCAATTTGAACATCTCTCCAACACCTACCACCACTGTGCAGCTACACTCACAGGCCATTCCTCCTACATATTCTGCTTATCTCTCGCTGGAAATTACCTCTACAGCGGCTCTTCTAATGGCGAAATCCTCGCTTGGGATAGAAATCCTTCAATACAGGACAATTATTCAACACAAAACATTGTTTCCCAAAGTTGCAGCGCAGTCAAATCCATAGTCATCTTGGGTGATAAACTCTTCAGCGCCCACCAAGATCATAGAATCCGAGTATGGAAAATTGACAATGGTACGCCTAATAAAAAATACAAGTGCATTGCCACCTTACCAACACTCAACGATCGTTGTATGAAGCTATTTTGGACAAGGAACTATGTACAAGTGCGTAGACACAAGAAATGCACATGG GTACATCATGTTGACACAGTATCAGCTTTAGCCTTATCCAAAGATGGCTCTTTGCTTTACTCTTCTTCATGGGACAGAACTTTTAAAGTATGGAGAACTTCAGATTTCAAATGCATAGAATCAGTATGGAATGCACACGATGATGCTATCAACTCCATAGTTTTATCCAATAATGGACATGTTTACACTGGGTCAGCAGACAAGAAAATCAAAGTATGgaagaaacaacaagacaagAACCATACCCTATTGGCTACTCTAGAGAAGCACAAATCAGCAGTGAATGCATTAGCTCTTAGTGAAGACGGTTCTGTTTTATACTCTGGTGCTTGTGATCGATCAATAGTTGTATGGGAAAAAGAGAGCAGTAGTGCTAGACAGATGGTGGTGTCAGGGGCATTAAGAGGACACAAAAAATCTATTTTGTGTTTGGCTGTGGTCTCTGATTTGGTATGCAGTGGATCAGCTGATAAAACTGTGAGAATATGGAAGAGAGGATTTGGAAAAAGCTATTCTTGTGTGGCAGTGTTTGAAGGGCACAGTGGTCCAGTTAAGTGCTTGACTGCAGCTTTAGATACTAGTGATAGTACTAGTACTAGTATAAAAGATGATTCTGGTTCTGGAAATTCTTACCTGCTTTATAGTGGTAGCTTGGATTGTTATGTTAAGGTTTGGAAATTTTGGGTTCCTAATTACCTCTAG